A single region of the Cronobacter condimenti 1330 genome encodes:
- the uvrY gene encoding UvrY/SirA/GacA family response regulator transcription factor, protein MINVLLVDDHELVRAGIRRILEDMKGIKVAGEACCGEDAIKWCRIHPVDVVLMDMNMPGIGGLEATRKIARYSSDIKVIMLTVHTENPLPAKVMQAGAAGYLSKGAAPAEVVSAIRSVHAGRRYIASDIAQQMALSQIEPDRCESPFASLSERELQIMLMITKGQKVNEISEQLNLSPKTVNSYRYRMFSKLNIHGDVELTHLAIRHGLCNAETLSSQ, encoded by the coding sequence TTGATCAACGTTCTTCTTGTTGATGACCACGAACTGGTGCGCGCAGGGATACGACGCATACTTGAAGATATGAAGGGCATTAAAGTGGCAGGTGAAGCCTGCTGCGGCGAGGACGCCATCAAATGGTGTCGCATCCACCCTGTGGATGTGGTGCTGATGGATATGAATATGCCGGGCATAGGCGGCCTGGAGGCGACTCGCAAAATTGCTCGTTATTCTTCAGACATTAAAGTGATCATGCTTACCGTTCATACGGAGAATCCGCTTCCGGCGAAAGTGATGCAAGCCGGGGCTGCGGGGTATCTGAGTAAAGGTGCGGCTCCCGCTGAAGTGGTGAGCGCCATCCGGTCCGTTCACGCCGGACGACGCTATATCGCTTCCGACATCGCACAGCAAATGGCGCTCAGTCAAATAGAGCCCGACCGTTGCGAATCGCCTTTCGCGAGTTTGTCGGAAAGGGAATTGCAGATTATGCTCATGATTACCAAAGGCCAGAAGGTCAATGAAATCTCTGAGCAGCTTAATCTCAGCCCGAAAACCGTTAACAGCTATCGCTATCGTATGTTTAGTAAGCTAAACATCCATGGCGACGTCGAGTTGACGCATCTGGCCATTCGCCATGGCCTGTGTAACGCGGAGACCTTATCAAGTCAGTGA
- a CDS encoding DUF2594 family protein, whose product MSAPDISTAENIQELAVEVSCLKSLLTLMLQAMGQADAGRVILKMEKQIAAMEDDAQAAVYTNTVKQIKQAYRQ is encoded by the coding sequence ATGAGCGCTCCCGATATTTCCACCGCAGAGAACATTCAGGAACTGGCTGTTGAAGTATCCTGCCTGAAATCCCTGCTGACGCTGATGCTGCAGGCGATGGGCCAGGCAGACGCAGGCCGGGTAATCCTTAAAATGGAAAAACAGATCGCTGCAATGGAAGACGACGCGCAGGCGGCCGTTTATACCAATACCGTTAAGCAGATTAAACAGGCTTACCGTCAGTAA
- the sdiA gene encoding transcriptional regulator SdiA: MKESDFFNWRREMTTRFQEIQDSSDIYSLLKTETQNLEYDYFALCVRHPVPFTRPKLTLHTTYPEAWLEHYQAENYYVIDPVLKPQNYQMGYLPWSDALFTGAAEELWNAARDHGLVKGVTQCVIAPNRAQGFLSVSGTSSRGHSMADDELALRLQHLVEQSLVTMGRLEDPAATVLEMKLSKREKEILQWTAEGKTSAEIAIILSISENTVNFHQKNMQKKFNAPNKTQIACYAAAIGLI, from the coding sequence ATGAAGGAAAGTGACTTTTTTAACTGGCGTCGGGAAATGACGACCCGCTTTCAGGAAATTCAGGATTCGAGCGACATTTATTCGCTCCTGAAAACCGAAACGCAGAACCTCGAATATGATTATTTCGCGCTTTGCGTTCGCCACCCTGTGCCTTTCACTCGCCCAAAACTAACGCTCCACACAACCTATCCCGAAGCCTGGCTTGAGCATTATCAGGCGGAAAACTACTACGTGATAGACCCGGTGCTGAAGCCACAGAATTATCAAATGGGGTATCTCCCCTGGAGCGATGCGCTGTTTACTGGCGCGGCAGAAGAGCTCTGGAATGCCGCACGCGACCACGGTCTGGTCAAGGGCGTAACGCAGTGCGTCATTGCGCCTAACCGCGCCCAGGGATTTTTATCCGTCTCTGGAACCAGCTCGCGTGGACACTCCATGGCGGATGACGAACTGGCGTTGCGACTTCAGCATTTAGTGGAACAAAGTCTGGTGACTATGGGGCGGCTGGAAGATCCGGCGGCGACCGTGCTGGAAATGAAACTGAGTAAACGCGAAAAAGAGATATTGCAGTGGACGGCGGAAGGTAAAACGTCGGCGGAAATCGCGATAATATTATCTATTTCGGAAAATACAGTTAATTTCCACCAAAAAAATATGCAGAAGAAGTTTAATGCTCCAAACAAAACGCAAATTGCCTGTTATGCTGCTGCGATTGGCCTGATTTGA
- the tcyN gene encoding L-cystine ABC transporter ATP-binding protein TcyN encodes MSAIEVKNLVKKFHGQTVLHGIDLEVQTGEVVAIIGPSGSGKTTLLRSINLLEQPESGTVRVGDITIDTAKSAREQRGLVRQLRQQVGFVFQSFNLFPHRTVLENIIEGPVIVKGEPKADATARARELLAKVGLTGKENSYPKRLSGGQQQRVAIARALAMRPEVILFDEPTSALDPELVGEVLSAIRQLAQEKRTMVIVTHEMSFARDVADRAIFMDQGKIVEQGEAKALFANPTQPRTRQFLDKFLNT; translated from the coding sequence ATGAGTGCTATTGAGGTCAAAAACCTGGTCAAGAAATTCCACGGGCAGACCGTGCTGCACGGTATCGATCTGGAAGTGCAAACCGGGGAGGTGGTAGCCATTATCGGCCCGAGCGGTTCCGGTAAAACGACGCTACTGCGCAGCATTAACCTGCTGGAACAGCCGGAGAGCGGCACCGTGCGCGTAGGCGACATTACTATTGATACCGCAAAATCTGCCCGTGAACAGCGCGGCCTGGTACGTCAGTTACGCCAGCAGGTGGGCTTTGTGTTTCAGAGCTTTAATCTGTTCCCGCATCGTACGGTGCTGGAAAACATTATTGAAGGGCCGGTCATTGTGAAGGGCGAGCCGAAAGCCGACGCCACGGCGCGTGCGCGCGAACTGCTGGCGAAAGTGGGGCTGACGGGTAAAGAGAACAGTTACCCGAAGCGGCTTTCCGGCGGACAGCAGCAGCGTGTGGCGATCGCCCGCGCGCTGGCGATGCGCCCGGAGGTTATTCTCTTTGACGAGCCGACGTCAGCGCTCGATCCTGAACTGGTCGGCGAGGTGTTGAGCGCCATCCGCCAGCTCGCACAGGAGAAACGCACCATGGTTATCGTGACGCATGAGATGAGTTTTGCTCGCGATGTGGCCGACCGCGCCATCTTTATGGACCAGGGAAAAATTGTCGAACAGGGTGAGGCGAAAGCGCTATTTGCCAACCCGACGCAGCCGCGCACGCGCCAGTTTTTAGATAAATTTCTTAATACCTGA
- the tcyL gene encoding cystine ABC transporter permease, giving the protein MQESIQLVIDSAPFLLKGAIFTLELSIGGMFFGLVLGFVLAMMRLSAFWPVSWLARFYISVFRGTPLIAQLFMIYYGLPQFGIELDPIPAAMIGLSLNTAAYTSETLRAAISSIDKGQWEAAASIGMTPWQTLRRAILPQAARVALPPLGNSFISLVKDTSLAATIQVPELFRQAQLITSRTLEVFTMYLAASLIYWVMATVLSALQNHFENQLNRQERDPK; this is encoded by the coding sequence ATGCAGGAAAGTATCCAACTGGTTATCGATTCGGCGCCGTTTCTTCTGAAAGGGGCCATTTTTACGCTTGAGCTGAGCATCGGCGGCATGTTTTTCGGCCTGGTGTTAGGCTTTGTGCTGGCAATGATGCGGCTGTCGGCCTTCTGGCCGGTGTCATGGCTCGCGCGGTTTTATATTTCGGTTTTTCGCGGCACGCCGCTCATCGCACAGCTCTTTATGATTTATTACGGCCTGCCGCAATTTGGTATCGAGCTGGATCCCATTCCGGCGGCGATGATAGGACTGTCGCTGAACACTGCGGCGTACACCTCTGAAACGCTGCGCGCGGCGATTTCCTCTATCGATAAAGGGCAGTGGGAAGCCGCGGCGAGCATCGGCATGACGCCCTGGCAGACGCTGCGCCGCGCTATTCTTCCCCAGGCTGCGCGCGTGGCGCTGCCGCCGCTCGGGAACAGCTTTATTAGCCTCGTGAAGGATACGTCGCTCGCCGCCACCATTCAGGTGCCAGAGTTATTCCGCCAGGCGCAGCTGATTACCTCGCGTACGCTGGAGGTGTTCACCATGTATCTGGCCGCGTCGCTGATTTACTGGGTGATGGCGACGGTGCTGTCCGCCCTGCAAAACCATTTTGAAAACCAGTTAAACCGACAGGAGCGCGATCCGAAATGA
- the dcyD gene encoding D-cysteine desulfhydrase yields the protein MHNLTRFARLELIGAPTPLEFLPRLSDYLGREIFIKRDDAMPVAMGGNKLRKLEFLAAQALREGADTLVTAGAIQSNHVRQTAAVAARLGLHCVALLENPIGTREENYLTNGNRLLLDLFNVQVEMCEALDAPDRQLDDLAVRLEAQGFRPYVIPVGGSNVLGALGYVESTLEIVQQCEGIIRPSSVVVASGSAGTHAGLAVGLEQGMPEAELIGVTVSRTVAEQKPKVVALQQGVAEALELEAKADIVLWDDYFAPGYGKPNDEGMEAVKLLARLEGILLDPVYTGKAMAGLIDGIAQHRFKDNGPILFIHTGGAPALFAYHPQV from the coding sequence ATGCATAATCTCACCCGTTTTGCGCGTCTGGAACTTATTGGCGCGCCGACGCCACTCGAGTTCCTGCCGCGCCTGTCCGACTATCTGGGTCGGGAAATTTTCATTAAACGCGACGACGCCATGCCGGTGGCGATGGGCGGCAATAAGCTGCGCAAACTTGAGTTTCTCGCAGCCCAGGCGCTGCGCGAAGGCGCTGACACGCTGGTCACAGCGGGCGCTATCCAGTCTAACCACGTGCGCCAGACGGCGGCGGTAGCCGCGCGGCTTGGGCTACATTGTGTGGCGCTGCTGGAAAACCCCATCGGCACCCGCGAAGAAAACTATCTCACCAACGGCAACCGGCTACTGCTGGATCTCTTTAATGTTCAGGTAGAGATGTGTGAGGCGCTGGACGCGCCAGACCGTCAGCTCGACGACCTGGCGGTGCGCCTCGAAGCGCAGGGGTTTCGCCCGTACGTGATTCCGGTTGGCGGTTCGAACGTGCTGGGCGCGCTTGGGTATGTTGAAAGTACGCTTGAAATTGTGCAGCAGTGCGAAGGCATTATCCGCCCGTCGTCGGTGGTGGTGGCCTCCGGCAGCGCAGGTACGCACGCCGGGCTTGCAGTCGGGCTGGAGCAGGGGATGCCAGAGGCTGAGCTTATCGGCGTGACGGTTTCCCGAACGGTCGCGGAGCAAAAGCCGAAAGTCGTTGCATTGCAGCAGGGGGTGGCCGAGGCGCTGGAGCTTGAAGCGAAGGCAGACATCGTACTGTGGGATGACTATTTCGCGCCGGGCTACGGGAAGCCCAATGATGAAGGCATGGAGGCGGTTAAGCTGCTGGCGCGCCTTGAAGGCATTCTGCTGGATCCCGTCTATACCGGCAAAGCCATGGCCGGACTGATTGACGGCATCGCTCAGCATCGCTTTAAGGATAACGGCCCGATTCTCTTTATTCATACCGGCGGCGCACCGGCGCTGTTCGCGTACCATCCGCAAGTCTGA
- the tcyJ gene encoding cystine ABC transporter substrate-binding protein — MKLALLGRQALMGVMAVALVAGMSVKTYAAENLLNKVKERGTLLVGLEGTYPPFSFQGDDGKLTGFEVEFAEELAKHLGVKASLKPTKWDGMLASLDSKRIDVVINQVTISDERKKKYDFSTPYTVSGIQALVKKENANSIKTAADLKGKKVGVGLGTNYEEWLRQNVQGVDIRTYDDDPTKYQDLRVGRIDAILVDRLAALDLVKKTNNTLAAAGEPFSRQEAGVAVRKGNEDLVQAIDKAIADMQQDGSLKKISEKWFGADVTK; from the coding sequence ATGAAACTTGCACTTTTAGGTCGTCAGGCGCTGATGGGCGTCATGGCTGTCGCGCTGGTCGCAGGCATGAGCGTCAAAACCTATGCCGCGGAAAACTTGCTAAATAAAGTGAAAGAGCGCGGCACGCTGCTGGTGGGGCTTGAAGGCACATATCCGCCGTTCAGCTTCCAGGGTGATGACGGCAAACTGACGGGCTTTGAAGTGGAGTTCGCCGAGGAGCTCGCAAAGCATCTGGGCGTGAAAGCTTCCCTTAAGCCGACCAAATGGGATGGGATGTTGGCTTCGCTGGATTCTAAGCGTATCGACGTGGTGATTAATCAGGTCACTATCTCCGATGAGCGTAAGAAAAAATATGATTTCTCAACGCCGTATACCGTTTCCGGTATCCAGGCGCTGGTGAAAAAAGAGAACGCCAACAGCATTAAAACCGCCGCCGATCTGAAGGGCAAAAAAGTCGGTGTCGGTCTTGGCACCAACTACGAAGAGTGGCTGCGCCAGAACGTGCAGGGCGTTGATATTCGCACCTATGATGACGATCCGACAAAATATCAGGATCTGCGCGTAGGCCGTATCGACGCTATTCTGGTGGACCGCCTGGCGGCGCTGGATCTGGTGAAGAAAACCAACAATACGCTGGCCGCGGCCGGTGAGCCGTTCTCCCGTCAGGAAGCTGGCGTTGCCGTACGTAAAGGCAATGAGGATCTGGTGCAGGCTATCGATAAAGCGATCGCGGATATGCAACAGGATGGCTCGCTGAAGAAAATTTCAGAGAAATGGTTTGGTGCGGACGTGACCAAATAA
- the fliZ gene encoding flagella biosynthesis regulatory protein FliZ translates to MTAQQPKRRPLSRYLKDFKHSQTHCAHCHKLLDRITLVHRGEIVNKIAIAALDTLLDEATWELEKQDWVALCRFCGDLHCKEQSNYFDIIGFKQYLFEQTDMSHGTIREYVVRLRRLGAHLTQRQVPLSLAHEDNLDEHLEAYLPLTSTNNYRIALRKYAQYQQLSLAPMEKTASATTSDIY, encoded by the coding sequence ATGACGGCGCAGCAACCTAAAAGGCGGCCCCTGAGCCGCTACCTTAAAGACTTTAAGCACTCACAGACGCATTGTGCGCATTGTCACAAGCTGCTGGATCGCATTACGCTGGTCCACCGTGGCGAAATTGTGAACAAAATAGCAATCGCTGCGCTCGACACGCTGCTTGACGAGGCCACCTGGGAGCTGGAAAAACAGGACTGGGTGGCACTCTGTCGCTTTTGCGGCGATCTGCACTGCAAAGAGCAGAGCAACTATTTCGACATCATCGGCTTTAAGCAATATCTCTTCGAGCAGACCGATATGAGCCATGGCACGATCCGCGAATACGTGGTGCGCCTGCGCCGTCTCGGCGCGCATCTTACCCAGCGTCAGGTGCCGCTTTCCCTTGCCCATGAGGACAACCTCGATGAGCACCTGGAGGCGTATCTCCCGCTGACCAGCACAAATAATTACCGTATTGCGCTTCGCAAGTATGCCCAGTATCAGCAGCTCTCCCTGGCCCCCATGGAGAAAACCGCGTCAGCGACCACTTCTGATATATATTAA
- a CDS encoding RNA polymerase sigma factor FliA, which translates to MNSLYTADGVMDKHSLWQRYVPLVRHEALRLQVRLPASVELDDLLQAGGIGLLNAVERYDALQGTAFTTYAVQRIRGAMLDELRSRDWVPRSVRRNAREVAQAIGQLEQELGRNATELEVAERLSIPLEEYRQMLLDTNNSQLFSYDEWREEHGDSIELVTEDNQNENPLHQLLESNLRERVMDAIESLPEREQMVLTLYYQEELNLKEIGAVLEVGESRVSQLHSQAIKRLRTKLGKL; encoded by the coding sequence GTGAATTCTCTCTATACCGCTGATGGTGTAATGGATAAACACTCGCTCTGGCAGCGTTATGTCCCTCTGGTGCGTCACGAAGCGTTGCGCCTGCAGGTGCGTTTGCCGGCGAGCGTTGAACTGGACGATTTGTTACAGGCGGGCGGCATCGGCTTGCTGAATGCTGTAGAACGCTACGACGCCCTGCAAGGAACGGCATTTACCACTTACGCAGTGCAGCGTATACGTGGCGCGATGCTGGACGAGCTACGCAGCCGTGACTGGGTGCCGCGCAGTGTCCGCCGCAACGCGCGCGAGGTGGCGCAGGCAATAGGCCAACTGGAGCAGGAACTGGGGCGTAACGCGACTGAACTGGAGGTCGCAGAGCGACTGAGTATCCCGCTTGAAGAATATCGTCAGATGTTGCTCGACACGAACAATAGTCAACTGTTCTCTTATGACGAATGGCGTGAAGAGCATGGCGATAGTATCGAACTGGTGACGGAAGATAACCAGAACGAAAACCCGCTGCATCAACTGCTGGAAAGCAATTTGCGCGAGCGTGTCATGGACGCGATTGAATCGCTGCCGGAACGTGAGCAGATGGTGCTGACGCTGTACTACCAGGAAGAGCTCAATCTCAAAGAGATTGGCGCCGTACTGGAAGTGGGCGAATCAAGGGTAAGCCAGTTGCATAGCCAGGCCATCAAACGTCTGCGAACCAAGCTGGGTAAGCTATAG
- a CDS encoding acyl-CoA reductase: MQPSFDNLTFLLGDAAQLAALEHFRPRAPFDDETLTFLSEFSRRLLADPRVRAYSDVVSLAFWCRPASLEKLRQEFMPQGITQGRGVAFHIAPSNVAVNFAFSLAAGLLTGNANIVRLSSTPFAQTTLICDALKGALAHVPALADSLCLVQYPHDTALTDYFSALCDARLIWGGDRTIETVRRSPLRPRGVDIAFADRYSFAVINADAWLTAPDKARLLEAFYNDTLLTSQQACTAAKMVVWTGERTDEARAQFWPAFRDWCGDRYTPLATTAVSNLAWFCAHTVSDPTLRCLAQPDNRLFLAQTHAPNDALLADHHQSGLFIEYVAQDLLDIAPLCGEKCQTIVSFGVDPEHFQRFLATAKPRGVDRIVPLGQSMQFSLHWDGYPLAEILTRRLTLVSY, translated from the coding sequence ATGCAGCCCAGTTTTGATAACCTGACTTTTTTGCTGGGCGATGCCGCACAGCTTGCCGCGCTGGAGCATTTTCGTCCACGCGCGCCGTTCGATGACGAGACGCTTACTTTCTTAAGCGAGTTTTCCCGCAGGCTGCTGGCCGACCCGCGCGTGCGTGCTTACAGCGATGTGGTGAGCCTCGCGTTCTGGTGTCGCCCGGCGTCGCTTGAAAAGTTACGCCAGGAATTTATGCCGCAGGGCATTACCCAGGGCCGCGGCGTGGCGTTTCATATCGCGCCGTCAAACGTGGCGGTGAATTTCGCGTTTTCGCTGGCGGCGGGGCTGCTTACCGGCAACGCCAATATTGTGCGCCTCTCGTCGACACCTTTTGCGCAAACGACGCTTATCTGCGATGCGCTTAAAGGCGCGCTGGCTCATGTGCCTGCGCTTGCCGACAGTCTTTGCCTGGTGCAATACCCACACGATACAGCGCTGACCGATTATTTCTCCGCGCTGTGCGACGCACGGTTGATCTGGGGCGGCGATCGCACGATCGAGACGGTGCGGCGTTCACCGCTGCGCCCGCGCGGCGTCGATATCGCCTTTGCGGATCGCTATTCCTTTGCGGTGATCAACGCCGACGCGTGGCTTACCGCGCCCGATAAAGCGCGCCTGCTGGAGGCGTTTTACAACGATACGTTACTGACCAGCCAGCAGGCCTGTACGGCCGCGAAAATGGTGGTCTGGACCGGCGAGCGTACCGATGAGGCGCGCGCGCAGTTCTGGCCCGCCTTTCGCGACTGGTGCGGCGACCGCTATACGCCGCTGGCAACCACGGCCGTGAGTAATCTTGCCTGGTTTTGCGCCCATACGGTGAGCGATCCCACGCTGCGTTGTCTTGCGCAACCCGATAATCGTCTTTTCCTGGCGCAAACTCACGCGCCAAATGACGCGTTACTGGCGGATCATCATCAGAGTGGGTTGTTTATTGAATACGTTGCGCAGGATCTGCTGGACATTGCGCCGTTGTGCGGAGAGAAGTGCCAGACGATCGTCTCCTTTGGGGTAGATCCTGAGCATTTTCAACGGTTTTTAGCCACCGCCAAACCGCGTGGGGTCGATCGTATAGTGCCGCTCGGACAGAGTATGCAGTTTTCTTTGCACTGGGATGGCTATCCATTGGCCGAAATACTGACGCGTCGTTTAACTTTAGTTTCTTATTAA
- a CDS encoding LuxE/PaaK family acyltransferase: MLDYAQWLQQPPYSLTRDDKRALMMQRLQWLTEHHRARCAPYRAMLDGLGVDVAALTQPEDIPFLPVSLFKTLTLASMPPDDAVKVMTSSGTTGQAVSRIYLDKQTAANQQKTLVKIVSAFTGAGRLPMLIIDAPSVLKDRTMFSARGAGILGFSIFGADRAFALNDEMLLDMAGIEAFLAKHAGKPVLLFGFTFMVWQHFWRALSQSGQRLDLSRGILIHGGGWKKLASEAVSPQEFAHRLQDVCGLTRIYDYYGMVEQTGCIYMQCEEGHLHASIFSDVIIRDPHDFSVCPPGRAGIVQVLSLIPESYPGHSLLTEDEGVLLGEDDCPCGRHGKYFRINGRLQQAEIRGCSDTYAAQF, translated from the coding sequence GTGCTTGATTACGCGCAGTGGTTACAGCAACCCCCTTATTCGCTGACGCGCGATGATAAACGCGCGCTGATGATGCAGCGTCTGCAGTGGCTGACGGAACATCACCGCGCACGCTGCGCACCATACCGCGCGATGCTGGACGGGCTGGGTGTGGATGTCGCGGCGCTCACGCAGCCGGAAGATATTCCTTTTTTGCCGGTGTCGCTGTTTAAGACCCTGACGCTTGCAAGCATGCCGCCTGATGACGCCGTGAAGGTGATGACCTCGTCCGGCACCACGGGACAAGCGGTGTCGCGTATTTATCTGGATAAACAAACCGCGGCCAATCAGCAGAAAACGCTGGTGAAGATTGTCAGCGCGTTTACCGGCGCGGGCCGTTTGCCCATGCTGATTATTGACGCGCCGTCGGTACTGAAAGACCGCACGATGTTTTCTGCGCGCGGCGCGGGTATTCTCGGTTTTTCGATATTTGGCGCCGATCGCGCCTTTGCCCTTAACGACGAGATGCTGCTGGATATGGCTGGCATTGAGGCCTTTCTTGCGAAACACGCGGGCAAACCGGTGCTGCTGTTCGGCTTCACTTTTATGGTCTGGCAGCATTTCTGGCGCGCGCTTTCGCAAAGCGGACAGCGGCTCGATCTCAGCCGAGGCATTTTGATCCACGGCGGTGGCTGGAAAAAGCTCGCCAGCGAAGCGGTATCGCCGCAGGAATTCGCCCATCGTTTGCAGGATGTCTGCGGGCTGACGCGTATTTATGATTATTACGGCATGGTAGAACAGACCGGCTGCATCTATATGCAGTGCGAAGAAGGCCATCTGCATGCCAGCATTTTCTCCGATGTAATTATCCGCGATCCGCATGACTTTTCGGTCTGTCCACCGGGGCGCGCCGGCATAGTACAGGTGCTGTCGCTTATCCCGGAGTCGTATCCGGGGCATTCGCTTCTGACGGAAGACGAGGGCGTATTGCTCGGTGAAGACGATTGTCCTTGCGGGCGCCACGGTAAATATTTCCGCATCAACGGACGCCTGCAACAGGCCGAAATCAGAGGATGTAGCGACACTTATGCAGCCCAGTTTTGA
- a CDS encoding AMP-binding protein has product MTPTPFWQLFHAPRDTVALIEDGGATLTYGELAQQVGQVQAHLPARALLFCFCENSAASLTGYLAALNARAVPVMLDGQLDDTLADALLARWQPGFLWLPESRQVPGNVLLRQNGYQLVATGEPAPAMDDALALLITTSGSTGSPKLVRQSYQNLISNCESICDYLAIDASERPLVYLPMNYVFGLSVIHSHLARGATLLMTRNGPVQPGFWAFVKSQQATSLAGVPYTFEMLNRLRFMRMALPSLRTLTQAGGKLSAALHEAFAAWAQAQDKRFIVMYGASEATSRMGYLPPEQAASLPGAMGIAIPGGRFTLEDEAGNEIATPDETGELIYYGANVCLGYAQTRDDLARGDDFRGRLATGDLARRDAQGIYTIVGRKKRFLKVFGNRVGLDELEQLVKNQFVGLDCATGGVDDRITLFLTDETQSETVKSWLAQTCQLHHSAFRVVVLASIPKNAAGKTLYAQLEALSA; this is encoded by the coding sequence ATGACCCCAACGCCTTTCTGGCAACTCTTTCACGCGCCACGCGATACCGTGGCGCTTATCGAAGATGGCGGCGCGACGCTGACTTATGGCGAACTGGCGCAACAGGTCGGGCAGGTGCAGGCGCATCTGCCCGCGCGCGCATTGTTATTTTGCTTTTGCGAGAACAGCGCGGCGTCGCTTACCGGTTATCTCGCGGCGCTGAATGCCCGCGCAGTGCCGGTGATGCTGGACGGACAGCTTGACGATACGCTCGCCGACGCTCTGCTGGCGCGCTGGCAGCCCGGATTTCTCTGGTTGCCGGAAAGCCGCCAGGTGCCAGGCAACGTGCTGCTGCGCCAGAATGGCTATCAGCTTGTCGCGACCGGTGAGCCTGCGCCCGCGATGGATGACGCGCTGGCACTTTTGATAACGACCTCCGGCTCGACAGGCAGCCCGAAACTGGTGCGTCAGAGCTATCAGAATCTCATCAGCAACTGCGAGAGCATTTGCGATTATCTGGCGATTGACGCGAGCGAGCGTCCGCTGGTCTATCTGCCGATGAACTATGTGTTTGGCTTATCGGTTATCCATTCCCATCTGGCGCGCGGCGCGACGCTATTAATGACTCGCAATGGCCCGGTACAACCGGGGTTCTGGGCGTTCGTGAAAAGCCAGCAGGCGACCTCGCTTGCGGGCGTGCCTTATACCTTTGAAATGCTCAACCGGCTGCGCTTTATGCGCATGGCGCTGCCATCGCTGCGCACGCTGACCCAGGCGGGCGGCAAGCTTTCCGCCGCGCTGCATGAGGCGTTCGCGGCCTGGGCGCAGGCCCAGGATAAACGTTTTATCGTGATGTATGGCGCCTCGGAGGCGACCTCGCGTATGGGCTATCTGCCGCCAGAGCAGGCGGCGTCATTGCCAGGCGCGATGGGCATCGCCATTCCGGGCGGGCGTTTTACGCTTGAAGATGAAGCGGGCAACGAAATAGCCACCCCTGATGAAACGGGTGAGCTTATCTATTACGGGGCGAATGTTTGCCTCGGCTACGCGCAAACGCGCGACGATTTAGCGCGCGGCGACGATTTCCGGGGGCGGCTCGCAACAGGCGATCTGGCCCGCCGTGACGCCCAGGGCATCTATACGATTGTCGGGCGCAAAAAACGCTTTCTCAAAGTGTTTGGTAACCGCGTCGGGCTTGATGAGCTGGAACAACTGGTGAAAAACCAGTTTGTCGGTCTCGACTGCGCCACCGGCGGCGTCGATGATCGCATCACGCTTTTTCTGACGGATGAAACACAGAGCGAGACGGTGAAAAGCTGGCTTGCGCAAACCTGTCAGCTGCATCACAGCGCGTTTCGCGTTGTGGTGCTGGCGTCCATCCCGAAAAACGCCGCCGGAAAAACGCTTTACGCACAACTGGAGGCGCTCAGTGCTTGA